The sequence TCTCCGTCCCTCTATAGAGGCCATCAGGGCCGTCTCCTCCCCGCAGACGAAAGCGCCTGCGCCCTCCTTGATGTGCAGATGAAACGAAAAGCCGACGCCCATTATGTCTTCGCCGAGAAGTCCGTATTCCTCCGCTTGGACGATGGCGTTTCTGAGACGCTCTATTGCGAGCGGATATTCGGCGCGGCAGTAAATGTACCCTTCCTCGGCCCCCATGGCGTAGGCGCCTATGATCATGCCCTCCACCACGCAGTGAGGGTCGCCCTCAAGCACCGATCGGTCCATGAAGGCGCCGGGGTCCCCCTCGTCGGCGTTGCAGATCACGTACTTCTTGTCGCCGGGCGCCGAGGCGCAAAAACCCCACTTGAGACCGGTGGGAAAGCCTCCGCCTCCGCGGCCGCGCAGTCCGGAGGCCTTGATCTCCTCGATCACCTCTGCGGGCTTCATGTGGAACAGCGCCTTGCCAAGCGCCTCGTAGCCTCCCCTGGAAATATACTCGGTTATATTGTCCGGGTTGATGTAACCGCAGTTGGCGAGAACTATGCGGTGCTGCTTGGCGTAAAAGGGTATGTCGCTGTAGCGTGGTATCGAGGGCTCCTCCTCGGTCGCTACGTACATAAGACGCTCGACAGGGCGTCCTTTATATATATGCTCGCTTACTATCTCGGGGACGTCGTCTTTGTCCACTCTGCAGTAAAATGTCCCCTCCGGGTAGACAATCACGATCGGCCCCATCTCGCACATACCGTGGCACCCGGTGGGTACCACCATTACCTCTTTGTCCAGCCCCAGCTTCGACAGCTCGCTATTGAACTCCTCCGCCACTGTGTCCGAACCGCCGGACTTGCAGCCTGTTCCGGCGCAGACAAGAATATGGGATCTATATATCGGCATCCTTTCTTCTCCTTCCTATTCGAACTGGTCGAGAATGCCGGCCACGCCCTCGGGCACAAGTCTGCCGAAGGTCTGAGAGTCCACGGTCATCACGGGGGCGAGACCGCAGGCGCCGAGACAGGCCACAGGCTCTATGGTGAAGCGAAGGTCCTCCGTGGTCTCGTTCTCGTTCACCCCGGTGATCTCCTTCACTTTTTCGAGTATCTTCAAGCTGCCTCTGACGTGGCAAGCAGTACCCCTGCATACGCGGATCACATGACGACCGCGAGGCTTCAGGTGGAACTGGGAGTAAAAAGTTGCCACGCCAAATATCTCGGCTGCCGGAATGTCAAGTTCCCCTGAAAAAAAGTCGACTGCTTCCGGCGAGATATAACCGAGCTCTTTCTGAAGATCCGCGAGAAGCGGGATAGTGATTCCTTTCTTGCCCCGATAGCGCTCCGCGATCGGGGCAAGCCGTATCTCCAGATCGGAGCTCGCCTTGGTCTCCGAAGAAATGGTCATTGCCTCTCCCCCTCATGTGTATAGAGTGAAATTACCTGTTGAGGTATTAATTATACCGCTTATACTTGACAATTGACTCGGAGGGCAAGAAATCGTTATATTTCGTTTATAATAAACTTGCGGGTCAGGGGAGTGTCAGATATACTCCCCATGAGTATATTGATACGGAGGTGTTTATTATGATAACTGTGTACTCTTCCAAGACTTGCCCGTGGTGCACCAAGGTCAAGGAGCATCTGGACGGAAAGGGTGTCGATTATGAAGTGGTCGATGTTGCTGAGAACAGGGAGGCCGCGATGGACATGGTGAAAAAGACCGGACAGATGGGCGTCCCCGTGACTGAGATTGGGGATAGATACATCATCGGCTACGACCCCGATTCGATTGACGAGGAGATAGCGAAAGCCGGTCAGTAGAATCCTTTGGAGGGAGTTGAAGAGGTGGCGAAAGCAACGAACGCGGATTCTGAACTGCTCACCGTTTCTTTCGGAATGGCTCTCGGCGACGATCCCGATCTGCCTACGGAATCGGTGGTGGAGGAGTTGCTGCATGAATACGAGGAGGCCCTGATGAGGGCCGACAGATGCCTGCGAGACGGATGCGCGGAGGGCAGGGAGGGGATGGGGTGGGTGTCC comes from Synergistaceae bacterium and encodes:
- a CDS encoding NADH-quinone oxidoreductase subunit F; protein product: MPIYRSHILVCAGTGCKSGGSDTVAEEFNSELSKLGLDKEVMVVPTGCHGMCEMGPIVIVYPEGTFYCRVDKDDVPEIVSEHIYKGRPVERLMYVATEEEPSIPRYSDIPFYAKQHRIVLANCGYINPDNITEYISRGGYEALGKALFHMKPAEVIEEIKASGLRGRGGGGFPTGLKWGFCASAPGDKKYVICNADEGDPGAFMDRSVLEGDPHCVVEGMIIGAYAMGAEEGYIYCRAEYPLAIERLRNAIVQAEEYGLLGEDIMGVGFSFHLHIKEGAGAFVCGEETALMASIEGRR
- the nuoE gene encoding NADH-quinone oxidoreductase subunit NuoE — encoded protein: MTISSETKASSDLEIRLAPIAERYRGKKGITIPLLADLQKELGYISPEAVDFFSGELDIPAAEIFGVATFYSQFHLKPRGRHVIRVCRGTACHVRGSLKILEKVKEITGVNENETTEDLRFTIEPVACLGACGLAPVMTVDSQTFGRLVPEGVAGILDQFE
- a CDS encoding glutaredoxin family protein, coding for MMITVYSSKTCPWCTKVKEHLDGKGVDYEVVDVAENREAAMDMVKKTGQMGVPVTEIGDRYIIGYDPDSIDEEIAKAGQ